Proteins from one Hyperolius riggenbachi isolate aHypRig1 chromosome 2, aHypRig1.pri, whole genome shotgun sequence genomic window:
- the LOC137544406 gene encoding uncharacterized protein gives MDINECLTGTDSCVSNSACVNIVGTYLCIYNASFPCPDQPCPSDKDCVKINSTLQCVDPCDAAKSLNANKRLYTINSTGRFQTDRYNFGWFRYTNGYRMREGDAGYLKCGSLEPFSIDVQYATITHNVTRVRLLINSKTPDSGSIILAKSCGAYNVYKFSGMVKPDVYCTEPVPPTTTTTTTTTTTTTATTTSVAETTTSNITTGFTHTSPTTVMDTNDTSTSPDTETTTSQSTFFINSTATTAIPESNITYFSNITNTSVPPNTEKPTSPETSTVIIDAASTAPNATTLHSSPVSNTEETTLHEETTPTTEENTTSYSHTTSTDIPVNTETTTSPELSTVFINTGTIPSYSDIHTSSDPGTEETTLPEETTTFSNTNTIPVTNITGTDSETTMLPETAIPCTVPEMINLKISIYSNSNLISVFYSSFQSSPEAPLRVVLEAHDNKDNKHVLLVNSWFTFENDTSADQIFYNNLKSNSCQSQGEECYDISDGDSSLVKAFGNSGN, from the exons ATGGATATTAATGAATGTCTCACTGGGACGGACTCATGTGTCTCAAACTCTGCCTGTGTCAATATAGTTGGCACTTATCTATGCATTTACAATGCAAGCTTTCCCTGCCCTGACCAACCTTGTCCAAGTGATAAGGACTGTGTAAAAATCAATAGCACTTTGCAATGTGTTGATCCATGTGATGCTGCTAAAAGTTTGAATGCAAACAAAAGACTGTACACAATCAATTCCACCGGAAGATTTCAGACTGACCGCTACAATTTCGGGTGGTTCAGATACACAAATGGCTATAGAATGAGAGAGGGAGATGCTGGTTACCTGAAATGTGGATCTCTTGAACCCTTCTCTATTGATGTGCAGTACGCAACTATTACCCATAACGTGACAAGGGTTCGTCTTTTGATCAACTCAAAGACCCCTGACTCCGGTTCAATTATTCTTGCAAAATCCTGTGGAGCATATAATGTTTACAAGTTTTCAGGGATGGTGAAGCCTGATGTTTATTGTACAG AACCAGTGCCTCCCACGACAACTACTACAACAACAACTACTACAACAACAACTGCAACAACAACTTCTGTAGCAGAAACAACTACATCCAATATAACTACTGGTTTTACTCACACAAGTCCTACTACTGTCATGGACACTAATGACACAAGTACTTCCCCTGACACAGAAACAACTACTTCTCAGTCTACTTTCTTTATCAACAGTACAGCAACAACTGCCATTCCTGAATCAAATATCACCTACTTCAGTAATATAACTAACACAAGTGTTCCTCCTAATACAGAAAAACCTACTTCTCCTGAGACATCTACTGTCATCATTGATGCAGCTTCCACTGCTCCAAATGCTACAACGCTACATTCAAGTCCTGTATCCAACACAGAAGAAACCACTTTACATGAAGAAACCACTCCCACTACTGAAGAAAATACTACATCCTACAGTCACACAACTAGCACAGATATACCTGTTAATACAGAAACAACTACCTCTCCTGAACTGTCTACTGTTTTTATCAATACTGGCACCATTCCTTCATACTCTGATATTCACACAAGTTCTGATCCTGGTACTGAAGAAACCACTTTGCCTGAAGAAACAACAACATTCAGTAACACAAACACTATTCCTGTAACTAACATTACTGGCACAGATAGTGAAACAACCATGTTACCAGAAACAGCTATTCCGTGTACTGTCCCTGAGATGATCAACCTGAAAATATCTATATATAGTAACTCCAACCTTATAAGCGTTTTCTACAGTAGCTTTCAATCCTCTCCTGAAGCACCTCTTCGTGTGGTCCTGGAAGCTCATGATAACAAAGATAACAAGCATGTATTATTGGTGAACTCCTGGTTTACCTTTGAAAATGACACGTCTGCAGACCAAATTTTCTACAACAACCTAAAAAGCAATAG CTGTCAGTCACAGGGTGAAGAGTGTTATGATATTTCTGATGGTGACTCTTCCCTTGTCAAAGCATTTGGAAATTCTGGAAATTAA